The following proteins are encoded in a genomic region of Brachypodium distachyon strain Bd21 chromosome 1, Brachypodium_distachyon_v3.0, whole genome shotgun sequence:
- the LOC100842092 gene encoding transcription factor MYB93 has protein sequence MGRPPCSDDNGVKKGPWTTEEDEKLMNYIQKHGHGSWRALPKLAGLNRCGKSCRLRWTNYLKPDIKRGKFSQEEEQTILQLHSILGNKWSAIAKHLPGRTDNEIKNFWNTHLRKKLIKMGIDPMTHRPRTDFFSALPQLIALANFRQFLEQQPLDDQTAWLQSEAVQAAKLQYMQSLLHSAASIVASPTTTSSSLNPLTTDLEQISFLSPPQMLSPRVLEGIGGTELAGQAPQNQMPSITYDHSIGNINVKSDEQRHGEGENISQKRMLLSENSLPPLADMPASNTCDISTSNCNCIISPLPSWSEILLDEELMSDCLM, from the exons ATGGGGAGGCCACCTTGTAGTGATGATAATGGCGTCAAGAAGGGCCCCTGGACaactgaagaagatgagaagCTCATGAACTACATTCAGAAGCATGGCCATGGAAGCTGGAGGGCCCTACCTAAACTTGCTG GCCTGAACAGGTGTGGTAAGAGCTGCAGGCTAAGATGGACAAACTACCTAAAGCCAGACATCAAGAGAGGGAAGTTCTCTCAGGAGGAAGAGCAAACCATCCTTCAGCTACATTCCATCCTTGGAAACAA GTGGTCGGCTATTGCGAAGCATCTCCCTGGACGGACAGACAACGAGATCAAGAACTTCTGGAACACTCACCTCAGGAAGAAGCTCATCAAGATGGGCATTGATCCGATGACCCACCGCCCAAGAACAGACTTCTTCTCTGCACTCCCTCAGCTCATTGCACTTGCCAACTTTCGCCAGTTCCTCGAGCAGCAACCTTTGGATGACCAGACTGCTTGGCTGCAGTCTGAGGCAGTCCAGGCTGCCAAGCTCCAGTACATGCAATCTCTGCTTCACTCTGCAGCTTCCATTGTCGCCAGCCCCACtacaaccagcagcagcctcaACCCTCTGACTACAGACCTGGAGCAGATCAGCTTCCTGAGCCCTCCGCAGATGCTTTCTCCAAGGGTACTGGAGGGTATTGGTGGCACTGAATTAGCTGGGCAGGCACCACAGAACCAAATGCCTAGCATTACCTATGATCACTCAATTGGCAACATCAATGTGAAAAGCGATGAGCAGCGCCACGGTGAGGGAGAGAACATtagccagaaaaggatgctTCTGTCTGAAAACTCCCTTCCACCACTCGCTGACATGCCGGCTTCCAACACTTGTGATATCAGCACCTCAAACTGCAACTGCATCATTAGTCCCTTGCCCAGTTGGTCAGAAATCCTACTCGACGAAGAGCTCATGAGTGATTGCCTGATGTAA
- the LOC100840502 gene encoding B3 domain-containing protein Os06g0194400, whose protein sequence is MAGAIPYEEQRRRQVEENKRKLEELRLHHLSAAVREAAAKPSPAKSLKRKSRAQGEAGQDVPLRRSGRVASLPEQPKYRYEDSLAFEKKPRRTYSTRKDLTNRVYATDEARDYTITKAEELQDKLGSDYPIFVKPMTQSHVTGGFWLGLPTQFCRKYLPKRDERIILVDEEDDESETLYLALKRGLSAGWRGFAIDHKLVDGDCLVFQLIERTKFKVYIIRESSYYE, encoded by the exons ATGGCTGGAGCAATCCCGTACGAGGAGCAGCGCAGGAGGCAGGTGGAGGAGAACAAGCGCAAGCTGGAGGAGCTGCGCCTGCACcacctctccgccgccgtccgcgaggccgccgccaagccGTCACCG GCCAAGTCGCTGAAGCGGAAGTCGCGAGCGCAGGGGGAAGCCGGCCAGGACGTCCCGCTCCGGCGGTCCGGCCGTGTCGCCAGCCTTCCGGAACAGCCCAAGTACCGCTACGAG GATTCCTTGGCCTTCGAGAAGAAGCCTAGGAG GACGTACAGCACCAGGAAGGACTTAACAAATCGAGTGTACGCGACCGACGAGGCCAGGGACTATACCATCACCAAGGCCGAAGAGCTGCAGGACAAATTGGGTTCCGACTATCCCATTTTTGTCAAGCCCATGACGCAATCTCATGTCACCGGAGGGTTCTGGCTG GGCCTTCCGACGCAGTTCTGCCGGAAGTATCTACCAAAGCGTGATGAGAGGATAATTTTGGTGGATGAGGAGGATGATGAGTCTGAAACGCTCTACCTTGCGCTTAAGAGGGGCCTCAGTGCTGGGTGGAGGGGGTTCGCcattgatcacaagctggttGATGGTGATTGCTTGGTGTTCCAGCTGATTGAGAGGACAAAGTTCAAG GTTTACATAATTAGAGAAAGTTCCTACTATGAATGA